Below is a genomic region from Treponema sp. OMZ 798.
GCTTTGTAGACATGGTTGTTGAGGTAGACAGGATAGGAGACCCTGCAGGTATTGTAAGCGGAACAACTCAGATTACAAAGGATCCTATCGGCTTGAAAATAGCCCGCGACTGCCGCACCTTGATTGAACATTCAGGTCTTTTTAAAAACGGCTTCAGTATGCAGACAGGGGCAGGCGGTATTTCTCTTGCAGTTGCAGATGAAATGCACCGTGCAATGAAAGAAAAAAATATAAAGGGAAGTTTCGGCTGCGGCGGAATTACAGGCTATTTTGTAAAGATGCTTGAAGAAGGGCTTTTTGAAAACCTTTACGATGTTCAGTGCTTCGATCTTTCAGCCGTAGATTCTACCGAAAAAAATGCAAATCATCACAAGATTTCGGCCGACCTTTATGCAAATCCCAATAATCCCGATCATGTTGCAGGAAAGCTTGATGTCGTTATCCTCGGTGCGAGCGAAATAGACTTGGACTATAACGTAAACGTAACTACAGGTTCTGACGGTATAATATTGGGAGGTTCGGGCGGACATGCCGATACGGCAGCCGGAGCAAAACTTTCGATAATAGTTTCAAAGCTATTTAATGCCCGCATTTCTTGCCTTGTAGACAAGGTACGCACGGTAACCACTCCCGGAGAAACAATCGATGTTTTTGTTACGGATAGAGGTATTGCAATTAATCCGCGCCATGCAGATTTAATCAAAAAACTAAAATCCGAAACAAACCTTGAAATTAAAACTATCGAAGAATTAAAGGAAATTGCAGAATCCTTTACAGGCAAGCCTCAAGTTAAGCCCCGCTCTGCTGAGGTAGTGGGAATAAGCACCTACCGCGACGGCACTGTTTTGGACGTAATAAACAAGGCTTAAGCTAAAAATTCTTCCTATTGACTTTTTTGTTGATTTTTGGTAAAGTTTCTTTATCAAAAATCAACATGCCAACTTAGCTCACCCGGCAGAGCAGCACCCTCGTAACGTGCAGGTACTCGGTTCAAGTCCGAGAGTTGGCTTTTTTTTCTTTTAAAATAGTTTTTTCTTCTATAATACGTACTCTTCATTAGCTTGAATCATTGGGAATTTTTAAAGAAACCGCAAGGGGCGCGAAGAGCGCAAAGGGTGAGATTAGATTTACACTTCTAATTCAATATACTTGATCATATACTCTTATAAAGTTATATTATATTTATAAGCTTTATTCATTAATGGAATATAAAATTGATAGGTTTGAAAAAATCAGCTTAAAAAAATAAGGAGAGATAAATATGAGTTCTAATTTTTCCATATACCCACGCAATAACATAAATATTTCATTTGGTGATTTATTGGAAGAGTTTGAAAAAAATATAAAAGATTTTTTCTTAAAAAATGATATACATATCGACTTTAATGTGTATGCGGGTATTTATAATAACAAAACAGAACATGAAGAAATAGTTACCGATATCACGCCTTTTAGAGCTCCGGGAGAAAATGAAACAATGTGGATCGGTTACGAATTTATGGTTTGCGATCAAAAAATTACAGATTTTACCCATGTTGATTTTTATCCATTCGATGATTATGATGATTATGATATATGCCTGACCTCCGGCTATCTTTTTGATGATAAACAGGCTATGATTCCCGATATTGAAGAACGTATGCCGTATATTATAAATACCGGCGGTTACTGGAGTTTTAGCGGGCGTGCTTGGCCTGCTTACGGTTTTGCGGCAGCTTCATTTGCAAAGCTGACGGACGGCATTATTTTTTCGGATACGGGTGCATGGGATTATTCAAAATTTCCATGCTTGGCAGAGGATTTTTTAAAATTTTATTATAACATTAATGATCTTTCAAATGCAGATTCTTATATTATTAATGTAAGACGTTATTTAAAAGAAATAAAAACATACGATTATGTTATCAATGGAAGAATAAAAACATATCAGAATGTAAAATATGATCTCGATAACTTGTATGTAGCAAGGCTGTTTTTAGATTTTCACTATGATATAAAACCCTGTCTATATGATTCATACTCATATACTAAATATATGGAAATTAATGGAGATAAAGCATTATTATATTTTTTAAATGGAGATACGCCTATAAAAATAGACAGTACAATCGACAGCGTGAATAAAAATAAAAACACTCGGATCCTTTGCTTTGTTGACAATAGATCGCTTTTTTTTAATGAAGTACATGATGAAAAATATGCAAAACGTATAAAACTTAAATTATACTCACTATCCAAGGGGGCAAAAAAAAATAAACGAAATTTACAAACAGTTTATTTTGTTTCAGGAGACGAAATCTTGGTTTTTAAGTAATATTAAACCTAAAAATCCTTTTTAACAATACTTTTTTCTCCCCTTGCCTTTATTCATTCCATCGTGTATACTTTACAAGATAATAACTATAATGCTTAAAAATTTTAAGCTGCTTTAGGAGATTAGTATGTATGATTTAATTGTTTTGGGCGGAGGCCCGGGCGGCTATGTTGCTGCCATAAAAGCAGGGAGGGCAGGGTTAAAAACCGCTCTTATCGAAAAAAACAGGCTGGGAGGAACCTGTCTAAATAAGGGCTGTATTCCTACAAAATACCTTCTTCATACAGCCGAAGTATTCGGAAGCTTTGCCGAAAACGATCTAGGTCTTTCAGGTGAAAACTTAAAATACGATATAAATTCCATCTACGAGAAAAAAAATGCCGTTATCGATAAACTTGTAGGCGGAATCGAAAAAATAATCGAAAATGCCGGGGTCGATTTTTTTAACGGCGAAGGCAAAATCACTTCAAAATCTTCTGTAAACGTAGACGGAAAAGAACTTGAGTTTAAAAACCTGATAATCGCAACAGGCTCTTCCGTATTCGCTCCTCCCATAGCCGGAATCGAAACGGCTTTAACCTCAGACGATATTTTGGGAAAAGAACCTGTCGATTTTAAGAGTGTCATCATAATCGGAGGCGGCGTTATCGGTGTAGAATTCGCTACAATGTACGCTAATTTAGGAAAAGAAGTAACCATCGTCGAACTTGAAAAAACAATCCTTCCTCCCTTTGACAGGGATATTGCAATGCAGCAAGCCCTTGTTCTAAAAAAGAAGGGTGTAAAGATAATAAACGGTGCCATGGTAACAAAAATCGAGAAAACCGGCTGTACCTTTACACTTAAAGAAAAAGAAGAACATATCACAGCCGATGCCGTAATCGTATGTATCGGCCGAATTGCAGAAATAAAAGACATCGGCCTTGAGGCTGCCGGAATTGAGCATGATAAGAGAGGTATAATTACAGATGCCTGTATGAAGACAAATGTCGACGGCATTTATGCTATTGGAGATGCAGTAAAAGGAAACGTAATGCTTGCCCACAATGCCGAAAATCAGGGGCATCTTGTTGTCGAAAATATTGTAAACAATACCAAACATGAAAAAACCGATGTTATTCCTTCCTGTGTATACTCAACACCTGAGATTGCAGGTGTCGGTCTTTCGGAAAAAGAGGCAGAAGCTAAGGGTATAACCGTAAAAATCGGTAAGGTTCCTATGGGTTCAAACGGAAAATCGGTGCTTTCAGGTTTGGATGTAGGCTTTATCAAAGTTCTCTTTAATGAAGAAGACAGACTTGTAGGCTGCCAGATGATGTGCGATTCGGCTACAGATATGATAGGAGCTATCGGAACTCTTGTCACAAATAAGGCAAAGAGGGAAAATATCTTAAAATCCATGTATCCTCATCCGACGGTAGTAGAAGCATTCTATGAAGCAGTAGAAGATGTCGAAAAGTCGGCTACCCACATGATTTATAAAAAATAATCATAGTAGATTTTTAGAAATAACCTGACGGCAAGGCTTATTTTGGCTTTGCCGTTTTTAATCAAAACAATATTTTTTTATATATTTCCTATTGCTTTTATTGAATATCTGGTATACAATATAATCGGTAATTCGTAATGGTTGTTAATTATCAATTACAAATTACCAATTACAAATTAATAAAATTGGAGGAATAAGATGAAAAGAACACCTTATTATGAAACTTTGCTCGCCAAAGGCGGCAAGTTTGTTGAGTTCGGCGGATATGAAATGCCTATTCAATTCGCCGGTATCTTAAAGGAGCATCTTGCTGTACGCAACAATGTAGGACTATTCGATGTTTCGCACATGGGAGAGTTCTATATTGAAGGAGATAATGCCGAAGCTGCCGTAAATGCTCTTATTACGAACGACATTAGGGGAATGGCTGACGGAGACGTCCGCTATACTCTTATGTGCAACGAAAAGGGCGGAATTGTCGATGACTTCCTTGTTTACCGCTATAATCAAAAGAAATTCCTCTTGGTTGTAAATGCAGGAAACCACGACAAGGACTATGACTGGGTAAAAAAATATTTGGATAAGAGCGTTACCTTTACAGACCGCTCGCCTGAAATTGCCCAGCTTGCAATTCAGGGCCCCAATGCTCCTGCCTTGGTAAAAAAGTTTATTGATGCTTCAGCAATGCCCTCCGCTTATTACACATTTAAAACCTTCCAATGCCCCAAGGGAGAAGTAATCGTTTCTCAGACCGGTTATACCGGTGAAGAAGGCTACGAAATCTACTGCCCCAAAGAATGGGCTTTAGAGCTTTTTGATCAGGTTATGAAGGCCGGAGAAGAATTCGGAATTGAGCTTTGCGGTTTAGGCTGCCGGGACACCTTGCGCCTTGAGGCCGGAATGCCCTTGTACGGCCATGAAATGACTGAAGAAACCTTGGCCACCGAAGTAACCTTAAAACCTTTTATCAAACTTGAAAAAGAAAATTTTATCGGTAAAAAAGCTCTTGAAGCCAACGAAGCTAAAAAAATCCGAAAGGGCTTTAAGATGATTGACAGGGGTATTGCCCGAGATCACGACAAGGTCTTCTTAGGAGACAAGGAAATCGGTTATGTTACCACAGGAACTTCTTCGCCCTCATTAAAGGTCGGTATCGGACACATGAGAATCGACCGAGGCGTTAAAGATGAAGAAGTATTTATCGAAGTACGCGGTAAAAAGCTCAAGGCTAAAATTGTACCTACAAGTTTCTTAAAGGAAATTAAGGGCTAGTTAAAAAGGTTTTATAAGTTTTTAGTAAAAACTTAAAATATAAAAATAGGAGTTATATATGGAAATTAAAGAAGATGTAAAGTATTTGGAATCACACGAATGGTTCAAGAAAGAAGGAAACATCGGTCTTATCGGTATCAGTGATTATGCTCAAAGCGAAATGGGAGATGTTGTATTCATCGAACTTCCTGAGGTTGGAGATGAGGTAACAGCCGACAAGGCCTGTGCTACAGTAGAATCTGTAAAGGCTGTTTTCGAAATCATCAGCCCCATGACAGGAAAGGTCGTTGAAATAAACGAAGCTCTCTTGGACGCTCCCGAAAAAATCAATGAAGATGCCTTCGGTTCTTGGTTCTTTAAGGTAGAACTCACAGGAGAATCTTCAAAATTGATGGATGCAGGTGCATACAAAGGTCTTTGCAAGTAATTAAAAATAGGCTTTATAAACAGTTGGGCAGAAATTCTGCCTTCCTGTTTATTTTGAGTATTGACTTAAATTTTAATTAGGAGGGTTTATGTCAAATTATATTCCTCACTCAGCTGAGGAAACAAAAGAGATGCTTGATCTCATCGGTGTCAAATCTATTGATGACTTATACGGTTTTGAATGTAAGGACTGTAAAACGGTTGATGTAGGCGAGGGCAGAACTCAAGCAGAAGTTGAAAAGTTTTTTCAAAATTTAAGCAGTGAGAACACTGTTTTTAAATCGATATTAAGAGGAGCCGGTGCTTACAACCATTATGCTCCCGCAGCCGTAAGACACTTGGCTTCAAGGGAAGAGTTCTTAACGGCATACACACCTTATCAGCCTGAAATGAATCAGGGCGAGCTTCAAGCAGGTTTTGAATATCAGTCAATGATCTGCGAGCTTACCGGAATGGATGTTTCCAATGCCAGCGTTTATGACGGAGGCACGGCAGTCGCAGATGCTATAGTTATGTCCTTAGGACGAAAACAAAACAAGGTTTTAATTTCCGAATGTGTTGAACCCAGCTCAATCGAAATTGCTAAGACCTATTTAAAACACAGCGGTGTCGAATTTGTAATGATTCCGAAAGACGGTTATAAAACCGATGTTTCAAAGATTAAGGATCTTTTGGATGAAAGCGTTGGAGCCGTTATTATGCAGCAGCCCAATCGCTTCGGTACACTCGAAGATTGTGAAGCTGTAGGAAAAATGGTAGAAGGCACCAAAACCCAGTTTGTAATGAGCTGTAACCCCGTTTCTTTGGCAATCTTAAAAACACCGAAAGAATGCGGTGCTTCAATTGCTTTGGGCGAAGGACAAGCCTTAGGTCTTCCTCTTGGAGCAGGCGGCCCCTATCTAGGCTTCCTTTCTACAATCGAAGCCAATATGCGAAAAATCCCCGGAAGAATCATCGGACAGTCAACCGACCATGACGGCAGAAGAGCCTTTGTTCTAACTCTTCAAGCCAGAGAACAGCATATCAGACGCGAAAAAGCAAGCTCAAGTATCTGTTCTAACCAAGCTCTTTGTGCTTTGAGGGCTTCTATGTTTATGACCGCCTACGGAAAAGAAGGATTAAAAACCGTTGCAAATGTTTCTTTAAGCAATGCGCACTATTTTGCCGATGAGCTTAAAAAAATCGGTTTAACCGTAAAAAATAACGGCGAGTTCTTCCATGAGTTCGTAACGGACGGAAAGGGAAAGGCCGATGCAATTCTTTCAAATCTTGAAAAAAACGGCGTTTTAGGCGGTTTAAAGATTTGCGATGATGCCATTCTTTGGTGTACAACAGATGTTCTTTCAAAATGCGAACTTGACAAGGCCGTAAAAATCATTAAGGAGGTATTGTAATGAGCGAATTGATTTTTGAAAAATCCGTAAAGGGTCATAAATTTGCCGAAGCAAAATTAACCGTACCCGAATACAAACTTGATTCAAAATATTTAAGAGCATGCGATGCAAAACTTCCTGAAGTTTCGGAACTTGAATTTGTCCGCCACTACATGGAATTAAGCAAGAGAACTCACGGCGTAGATAACGGCTTTTATCCCCTAGGTTCTTGTACAATGAAGTACAATCCTAAGCTCAATGAAGA
It encodes:
- the citF gene encoding citrate lyase subunit alpha; translation: MNNILGREGLDNPFKGAFVNKKNAKYELTKNVKPVFGKTLSSALDELKLHDGMVISFHHHLRNGDYVLDMVMREIQKRGIKDLTVMASSIFPCHEILVELMEDGTVTQLMTSYMSGPVAKAVSYGKCKKPVIMTTHGGRPRMILEKEVTIDAAFLASPCVDDQGNISGSEGKSFCGSLGYAAADAQMAKKTIAVTDTRVSKVKRPDIEGRFVDMVVEVDRIGDPAGIVSGTTQITKDPIGLKIARDCRTLIEHSGLFKNGFSMQTGAGGISLAVADEMHRAMKEKNIKGSFGCGGITGYFVKMLEEGLFENLYDVQCFDLSAVDSTEKNANHHKISADLYANPNNPDHVAGKLDVVILGASEIDLDYNVNVTTGSDGIILGGSGGHADTAAGAKLSIIVSKLFNARISCLVDKVRTVTTPGETIDVFVTDRGIAINPRHADLIKKLKSETNLEIKTIEELKEIAESFTGKPQVKPRSAEVVGISTYRDGTVLDVINKA
- the lpdA gene encoding dihydrolipoyl dehydrogenase gives rise to the protein MYDLIVLGGGPGGYVAAIKAGRAGLKTALIEKNRLGGTCLNKGCIPTKYLLHTAEVFGSFAENDLGLSGENLKYDINSIYEKKNAVIDKLVGGIEKIIENAGVDFFNGEGKITSKSSVNVDGKELEFKNLIIATGSSVFAPPIAGIETALTSDDILGKEPVDFKSVIIIGGGVIGVEFATMYANLGKEVTIVELEKTILPPFDRDIAMQQALVLKKKGVKIINGAMVTKIEKTGCTFTLKEKEEHITADAVIVCIGRIAEIKDIGLEAAGIEHDKRGIITDACMKTNVDGIYAIGDAVKGNVMLAHNAENQGHLVVENIVNNTKHEKTDVIPSCVYSTPEIAGVGLSEKEAEAKGITVKIGKVPMGSNGKSVLSGLDVGFIKVLFNEEDRLVGCQMMCDSATDMIGAIGTLVTNKAKRENILKSMYPHPTVVEAFYEAVEDVEKSATHMIYKK
- the gcvT gene encoding glycine cleavage system aminomethyltransferase GcvT, coding for MKRTPYYETLLAKGGKFVEFGGYEMPIQFAGILKEHLAVRNNVGLFDVSHMGEFYIEGDNAEAAVNALITNDIRGMADGDVRYTLMCNEKGGIVDDFLVYRYNQKKFLLVVNAGNHDKDYDWVKKYLDKSVTFTDRSPEIAQLAIQGPNAPALVKKFIDASAMPSAYYTFKTFQCPKGEVIVSQTGYTGEEGYEIYCPKEWALELFDQVMKAGEEFGIELCGLGCRDTLRLEAGMPLYGHEMTEETLATEVTLKPFIKLEKENFIGKKALEANEAKKIRKGFKMIDRGIARDHDKVFLGDKEIGYVTTGTSSPSLKVGIGHMRIDRGVKDEEVFIEVRGKKLKAKIVPTSFLKEIKG
- the gcvH gene encoding glycine cleavage system protein GcvH; translation: MEIKEDVKYLESHEWFKKEGNIGLIGISDYAQSEMGDVVFIELPEVGDEVTADKACATVESVKAVFEIISPMTGKVVEINEALLDAPEKINEDAFGSWFFKVELTGESSKLMDAGAYKGLCK
- the gcvPA gene encoding aminomethyl-transferring glycine dehydrogenase subunit GcvPA gives rise to the protein MSNYIPHSAEETKEMLDLIGVKSIDDLYGFECKDCKTVDVGEGRTQAEVEKFFQNLSSENTVFKSILRGAGAYNHYAPAAVRHLASREEFLTAYTPYQPEMNQGELQAGFEYQSMICELTGMDVSNASVYDGGTAVADAIVMSLGRKQNKVLISECVEPSSIEIAKTYLKHSGVEFVMIPKDGYKTDVSKIKDLLDESVGAVIMQQPNRFGTLEDCEAVGKMVEGTKTQFVMSCNPVSLAILKTPKECGASIALGEGQALGLPLGAGGPYLGFLSTIEANMRKIPGRIIGQSTDHDGRRAFVLTLQAREQHIRREKASSSICSNQALCALRASMFMTAYGKEGLKTVANVSLSNAHYFADELKKIGLTVKNNGEFFHEFVTDGKGKADAILSNLEKNGVLGGLKICDDAILWCTTDVLSKCELDKAVKIIKEVL